The following coding sequences are from one Gigantopelta aegis isolate Gae_Host chromosome 15, Gae_host_genome, whole genome shotgun sequence window:
- the LOC121389646 gene encoding uncharacterized protein LOC121389646, translating into MFFFIDTVRILNRGDDGVIDRLANFTVYVYEEDPTAFSAANRKLCKHYPGTVGSGQWVELSCESHVIGRYVRVSKYNTDVSSLLQICELEVYGKRATAVQFRRSPNSRISNPMLSEHSVATSIRCLRLCYAESLCYGANFKQSTGNTTPNCQLVSNNLTNTIEEDGTGWDAYVVDSAGSRNGPKCLG; encoded by the exons ATGTTCTTCTTTATAGACACCGTCAGGATCCTCAACAGAGGCGATGATG GAGTGATCGATAGACTAGCCAACTTTACGGTATATGTTTATGAAGAAGACCCAACTGCATTTTCTGCTGCAAACAGGAAGTTGTGTAAGCATTATCCAGGAACTGTGGGTTCTGGTCAGTGGGTGGAGTTGTCCTGTGAAAGTCACGTGATCGGAAGATATGTCAGAGTCAGCAAATACAACACAGACGTATCTAGTCTACTACAGATCTGTGAACTGGAGGTGTACGGCAAGAGAGCCACAG CTGTTCAATTCAGACGTTCACCCAACTCGAGGATATCGAACCCAATGTTATCAGAACACTCTGTAGCCACATCGATAAGATGTCTGCGTTTATGTTACGCTGAATCACTCTGCTATGGCGCCAACTTCAAACAGTCGACTGGTAACACCACCCCCAATTGTCAACTGGTTTCTAACAATCTGACCAATACGATTGAAGAAGATGGAACTGGTTGGGACGCATATGTGGTCGACTCTGCAGGATCGCGAAACGGCCCAAAATGTTTGGGGTAG